From a single Raphanus sativus cultivar WK10039 chromosome 3, ASM80110v3, whole genome shotgun sequence genomic region:
- the LOC130509777 gene encoding putative F-box/FBD/LRR-repeat protein At5g56810, whose protein sequence is MKVARLGSEEVLHPDRISHLPDDLLLRILSLTPVRTAMSTSLLSTRWKYVWKMMPVLVYDETCPYIGSLGFDQFCVTSLPLHEALKTLNLKLGKYTDSIDNLLFPNIRSNLLEMKINLNYYYGYYTPITFPNNLTVFKTLLVLKLQGRIILDVVDSPICFLSLKILHLTCVNFGCEESFARLLSACPVLEDLFLQRLCSRGRFLFNMSVPSLQRLSITSERAYYNSDEPRLEINTPFLNYLKIFDRCGYYNFLEDMPKLVEADVSVDMSKNENLLRVLSSVEHLVICLYPSLVLDLRDSLIFNRLLHLELEVCNSFRSNLLLSLLKYFPYLQSLKLGRTYPKDTENQQYCLGSEPSPVPKWLSFHLEILQWRGYGGTLDEREAAAYILKNAHRLKTATIRLHRTCMDNGQIIMKDLTYMSKASASCQLVIE, encoded by the exons ATGAAAGTTGCAAGATTGGGAAGTGAAGAGGTTCTGCATCCAGATAGGATCAGTCACCTTCCTGACGATTTGCTCTTAAGAATCCTCTCACTGACTCCGGTAAGAACTGCAATGTCCACAAGCTTATTGTCTACACGATGGAAATATGTGTGGAAGATGATGCCAGTGCTCGTGTATGACGAAACATGTCCTTACATTGGTTCCCTTGGATTTGACCAATTTTGTGTCACGTCCTTGCCATTACATGAAGctctcaaaaccctaaatctcaaACTTGGGAAGTACACCGATTCCATAGATAATCTGTTATTCCCAAATATCCGTTCCAATCTCCTAGAGATGAAAATCaatttgaattattattatggtTATTACACTCCCATCACATTTCCCAATAACCTCACGGTCTTTAAAACACTCCTTGTCTTGAAACTTCAAGGTAGGATTATTTTGGACGTTGTTGATTCTCCTATTTGTTTCCTTTCCCTGAAAATTTTGCACCTCACATGTGTGAATTTCGGGTGCGAAGAATCTTTCGCAAGACTTTTATCGGCCTGTCCTGTTCTTGAAGATCTATTCCTCCAAAGACTTTGCAGTCGTGGTCGTTTTTTGTTCAACATGTCAGTCCCTTCTCTACAGAGATTATCCATTACTTCAGAACGTGCCTATTATAATTCTGATGAACCAAGACTCGAGATAAACACTCCTTTTTTAAATTACCTAAAGATCTTCGATCGCTGCGGTTATTATAACTTTCTTGAGGATATGCCTAAACTGGTGGAGGCAGATGTATCAGTTGATATGtccaaaaatgaaaatcttcTGAGAGTTCTTTCTTCCGTTGAGCATCTTGTTATATGTTTGTATCCTTCACTG GTTCTTGATCTAAGGGATAGTTTAATCTTCAACCGGCTTCTTCATCTTGAACTAGAAGTTTGCAACAGTTTTCGCTCTAATCTACTTCTGAGTTTGCTgaaatattttccttatttacaATCTCTCAAGCTAGGTCGC ACATATCCCAAAGATACCGAGAATCAACAGTACTGTTTAGGCTCGGAACCGAGCCCTGTTCCTAAATGGTTGAGCTTCCATCTCGAGATTCTTCAATGGAGAGGCTATGGAGGAACACTAGATGAGAGAGAAGCCGCAGCTTACATTCTGAAAAACGCTCATCGTTTAAAGACTGCTACGATCAGATTACATAGAACGTGCATGGATAATGGTCAGATCATAATGAAGGATTTGACGTATATGTCCAAAGCTTCGGCCTCATGTCAGCTTGTAATCGAATAA
- the LOC108847780 gene encoding BAG family molecular chaperone regulator 1 translates to MMRNKPTNIPATNGGRVSGGGGGRESGGHDWEMRPGGMLVQKRNPDSDPVGAKPPPMIRVRVKYGSVYHEISISSHASFGELKKMLSGPTGIHHQDQKLMYKDKERDSKAFLDVSGVKDKSKMVLIEDPISQEKRFLEMRKLAKTEKASKAISDISLEVDRLGGRVSAFEMVIKKGGKVAEKDLVTVIELLMNELIKLDGIVAEGDVKLQRKMQVKRVQNYVEALDVLKVKNSIANGQQKQSSRQRLATIQEHRQEQKPIQSLMDMPINYKPKKQEIEEEPGAGPILMDSSTKWETFDHHTATTTTPLSSNTANNHVIPPRFNWEFFD, encoded by the exons ATGATGAGAAACAAACCGACAAATATTCCGGCGACTAACGGCGGCAGAGTCTCCGGTGGCGGTGGCGGCAGGGAGTCAGGCGGTCATGATTGGGAGATGAGACCCGGAGGAATGTTGGTTCAGAAACGGAACCCGGATTCGGATCCTGTCGGAGCTAAACCGCCGCCGATGATTAGAGTCAGAGTCAAGTACGGTTCGGTCTACCATGAGATCAGTATTAGTTCCCACGCTTCATTTG GGGAGCTAAAGAAGATGTTGAGTGGACCAACGGGCATACACCATCAAGACCAGAAGCTAATGTATAAAGACAAAGAAAGAGACTCAAAGGCCTTTCTTGACGTTTCGGGAGTGAAAGATAAATCCAAGATGGTGCTTATCGAAGACCCGATTAGCCAAGAGAAACGTTTCTTGGAGATGAGGAAACTCGCCAAAACCGAAAAGGCGTCCAAAGCGATTTCCGATATTAGCCTCGAAGTTGATAGGCTCGGAGGACGT GTTTCGGCGTTTGAAATGGTTATTAAAAAAGGAGGGAAAGTTGCGGAGAAAGATCTTGTAACGGTGATTGAGCTGTTGATGAATGAGTTGATCAAACTGGATGGGATTGTAGCTGAGGGAGACGTTAAGTTACAAAGAAAGATGCAG GTGAAGAGAGTACAGAACTATGTGGAAGCACTTGATGTTTTGAAAGTGAAGAACTCTATAGCTAATGGGCAGCAGAAACAGTCTAGTCGTCAGAGACTTGCAACAATTCAAGAACATAGGCAAGAACAGAAACCGATACAATCTCTTATGGACATGCCTATAAACTACAAACCTAAGAAGCAAGAGATTGAGGAGGAGCCAGGAGCAGGACCAATTCTAATGGATTCTTCTACTAAATGGGAAACATTTGATCATCATACCGCGACGACAACTACTCCATTGAGCTCGAATACTGCAAATAATCATGTCATCCCACCCAGGTTCAATTGGGAATTCTTTGATTAA
- the LOC108847916 gene encoding uncharacterized protein LOC108847916, whose product MANEMSRLSSQICDQISSVFSNPTDPHPQPLDLLVTELAGISRRGARVFLHGVGREGLMLRAFAMRLFHLGLSSHLVSDVTTPPISSPDLLIASAGPGGFSTVDAICSVAKFAGAKVVLVTAQPERGSCVKHATDVCYIPAQTMASDGGGAKEKGGRPLLPMGSVYEGALFVLFEMVVYKLGEVLGESPESIRCRHTNLE is encoded by the coding sequence ATGGCGAACGAAATGTCGAGACTATCCTCTCAAATCTGCGACCAGATCTCCTCCGTCTTCTCCAATCCCACCGATCCACACCCACAGCCGCTGGATCTCCTCGTTACAGAGCTCGCCGGAATCTCCCGCCGCGGCGCACGCGTCTTCCTCCACGGCGTCGGACGCGAAGGCCTCATGCTCAGAGCCTTCGCGATGCGTCTCTTCCACCTCGGCCTCTCCTCCCACTTGGTCTCCGACGTGACCACGCCTCCGATCTCGTCTCCCGATCTCCTCATCGCCTCGGCCGGTCCCGGAGGATTCTCCACCGTCGACGCGATCTGCTCCGTCGCGAAATTTGCCGGCGCTAAGGTCGTGCTCGTCACCGCGCAGCCGGAGAGAGGCTCCTGTGTGAAGCACGCGACGGATGTTTGTTATATACCGGCGCAGACGATGGCGAGCGACGGCGGAGGCGCGAAGGAGAAGGGAGGGAGGCCGTTGTTGCCGATGGGGAGTGTTTACGAAGGAGCGTTGTTCGTGTTGTTCGAGATGGTTGTTTACAAACTGGGTGAGGTTTTGGGCGAGTCACCTGAGTCGATACGGTGTCGTCACACCAATCTCGAGTAG
- the LOC130509228 gene encoding protein phosphatase inhibitor 2-like isoform X1, producing the protein MTDPKKGRVQWDEANIVEIESNKPVRQKITEPKTPYHPMIHDDDDDVDDGTLSPRGGRSFNECVDDMQRAEELKNALNGESASSSRNDSQGSGSGGGWSSAEDDEADPMDQDGEGLEGEKNERFSEHRRVHYNEFHKVKELRSLGSFYDDEEEEDEDDDGSKGSEAETTTSPHSKGVNKEVDAAGKSSSSSN; encoded by the exons ATGACTGATCCAAAGAA GGGGCGTGTACAATGGGACGAAGCTAATATAGTGGAGATTGAATCTAACAAACCTGTTAGGCAGAAGATCACTGAACCTAAGACTCCCTACCACCCCATGattcatgatgatgatgatgatgttgatgatg GTACTTTGTCTCCAAGAGGAGGAAGATCGTTCAACGAATGCGTTGATGATATGCAACGTGCGGAAGAACTGAAGAACGCTCTGAATGGCGAATCAGCTTCTTCCAGTAGAAATGATAGCCAGGGCTCTGGTTCTGGTGGTGGTTGGAGCTCGGCTGAGGATGATGAAGCAGATCCAATGGATCAAGATGGTGAAG GTTTGGAAGGTGAGAAAAACGAGAGGTTCAGTGAACACAGAAGAGTGCATTACAATGAGTTCCACAAGGTGAAGGAACTTAGGTCCTTGGGGTCCTTctatgatgatgaagaagaagaggacgaGGATGATGATGGCTCGAAAGGAAGTGAAGCAGAGACAACAACCTCACCACACAGTAAAGGCGTTAACAAAGAGGTAGACGCAGCTGGAAAGTCATCTTCATCCTCCAAttga
- the LOC130509228 gene encoding protein phosphatase inhibitor 2-like isoform X2 — translation MTDPKKGRVQWDEANIVEIESNKPVRQKITEPKTPYHPMIHDDDDDVDDGTLSPRGGRSFNECVDDMQRAEELKNALNGESASSSRNDSQGSGSGGGWSSAEDDEADPMDQDGLEGEKNERFSEHRRVHYNEFHKVKELRSLGSFYDDEEEEDEDDDGSKGSEAETTTSPHSKGVNKEVDAAGKSSSSSN, via the exons ATGACTGATCCAAAGAA GGGGCGTGTACAATGGGACGAAGCTAATATAGTGGAGATTGAATCTAACAAACCTGTTAGGCAGAAGATCACTGAACCTAAGACTCCCTACCACCCCATGattcatgatgatgatgatgatgttgatgatg GTACTTTGTCTCCAAGAGGAGGAAGATCGTTCAACGAATGCGTTGATGATATGCAACGTGCGGAAGAACTGAAGAACGCTCTGAATGGCGAATCAGCTTCTTCCAGTAGAAATGATAGCCAGGGCTCTGGTTCTGGTGGTGGTTGGAGCTCGGCTGAGGATGATGAAGCAGATCCAATGGATCAAGATG GTTTGGAAGGTGAGAAAAACGAGAGGTTCAGTGAACACAGAAGAGTGCATTACAATGAGTTCCACAAGGTGAAGGAACTTAGGTCCTTGGGGTCCTTctatgatgatgaagaagaagaggacgaGGATGATGATGGCTCGAAAGGAAGTGAAGCAGAGACAACAACCTCACCACACAGTAAAGGCGTTAACAAAGAGGTAGACGCAGCTGGAAAGTCATCTTCATCCTCCAAttga
- the LOC130509226 gene encoding uncharacterized protein LOC130509226, whose amino-acid sequence MFSLMHGLWTHMFSKTEFHVLILGIDKAGKTTFLEKLKTIYSISQGLPHDRIVPTVGLNIGRIELSNAKIVFWDLGGQPGLRSIWEKYYEEAHALIYLIDAACPSRFEESKSALEKALRHEDLQGAPLLILANKQDLSNAVSAEELDRYLDLKKLDERVYMFEAVSGYDGRGIKESVEWLVGVMERSKRTETLRARTGYVPVPSS is encoded by the exons ATGTTTTCACTGATGCATGGACTGTGGACTCACATGTTCAGCAAGACTGAGTTCCATGTCCTCATTCTTGGTATCGACAAAGCTGGCAAGACG ACCTTCTTGGAGAAGTTGAAGACGATCTACTCAATCTCTCAAGGTCTTCCGCATGATCGTATTGTCCCCACTGTTGGCCTAAACATTGGTCGTATCGAACTCTCTAATGCCAAAATTGTGTTTTGGGACCTCGGCGGTCAG CCTGGTCTGCGTTCGATTTGGGAGAAGTATTATGAAGAAGCACACGCATTGATATATTTGATCGATGCAGCTTGCCCTTCTCGCTTTGAAGAGTCTAAATCTGCTCTAG AAAAAGCACTGCGGCATGAGGATTTGCAAGGAGCGCCTCTTTTGATATTGGCAAACAAGCAA GATCTCTCAAATGCTGTCTCGGCTGAGGAACTGGACCGATACTTGGATCTAAAGAAACTGGATGAGAGGGTGTACATGTTTGAAGCAGTTTCTGGATATGATGG AAGAGGAATCAAGGAAAGTGTAGAATGGCTGGTGGGAGTGATGGAGAGAAGCAAAAGAACCGAAACACTAAGAGCTCGTACCGGATATGTTCCTGTCCCATCTTCCTAG
- the LOC108846440 gene encoding LOW QUALITY PROTEIN: WD repeat-containing protein RUP1 (The sequence of the model RefSeq protein was modified relative to this genomic sequence to represent the inferred CDS: inserted 2 bases in 1 codon), which produces METLLCSDILNNNIRRSSSSYTWPISMHDXSSSPSPTIMDRDNNIPRFDWDLSFSAVVSSPSTGTDAIGAIEFDPSGEILATGGIARKIRIYRLNSLLGTSRDDHVERCICTPAKLSSLKWRPDLSGRVIGSGDYDGVVTEYDVERGVPVSERDEHGGRKIWSVDYTLRDGSVLGASGSDDGTVQTWDPRNGGLEETVRPGGGGGAAVCSVEFDPFGGNFLAVGCADRNAYVYDIRRLVDPMFVLDGHTKAVTYARFMDQHTIVTGSTDGSVKLWDIANGQRVVLRTCRGHVNSRNFVGLSVWRHGGLVVSGSENNEVFVYDKRWGEPVWVRGLGGQTDRFGSDRRFVSSVSWRQADEDWCTLVAGGSDGVLEIFSGIRN; this is translated from the exons ATGGAGACTTTGCTCTGCTCCGATATACTAAACAACAACATCAgaagatcatcttcttcataTACATGGCCAATAAGCATGCATGA CTCCTCCTCTCCATCTCCCACAATCATGGACAGAGACAACAACATTCCTAGATTCGACTGGGATCTATCCTTCTCCGCCGTCGTGTCCTCCCCTTCCACCGGAACCGACGCTATCGGAGCGATCGAGTTCGACCCGAGCGGAGAAATCTTGGCCACGGGAGGGATCGCAAGAAAGATCAGAATCTATCGTTTAAACTCTTTGTTAGGGACATCACGTGATGATCACGTGGAGAGATGTATCTGCACGCCGGCTAAGCTCAGCAGCCTCAAATGGAGACCCGACTTATCCGGTCGGGTTATCGGGTCGGGAGATTACGACGGGGTGGTCACCGAGTACGACGTGGAGAGAGGAGTGCCTGTTTCCGAGAGAGACGAGCACGGAGGGAGAAAGATTTGGAGCGTCGACTACACGCTCCGCGACGGCTCCGTTTTAGGCGCGTCTGGCTCCGACGACGGGACGGTTCAGACGTGGGACCCGCGGAACGGAGGGTTGGAGGAAACGGTTAGGCccggaggaggtggaggagcggCGGTCTGTTCGGTAGAGTTCGATCCGTTCGGTGGAAATTTCTTAGCCGTCGGATGTGCTGACCGGAATGCTTACGTGTACGACATCAGAAGACTCGTTGACCCGATGTTCGTGTTAGACGGTCATACCAAAGCGGTGACGTACGCTCGTTTCATGGATCAGCACACGATCGTCACGGGTTCGACCGACGGGAGCGTGAAGCTGTGGGATATAGCTAACGGACAGCGTGTTGTTCTTCGCACGTGCCGAGGGCATGTTAACAGCAGGAATTTTGTCGGGTTGTCTGTTTGGAGGCACGGTGGTTTGGTTGTGTCTGGGTCGGAGAACAATGAAGTGTTTGTGTACGATAAGAGGTGGGGAGAGCCGGTTTGGGTGCGTGGGTTGGGTGGTCAAACGGACCGGTTTGGGTCTGACCGGCGGTTTGTGAGTAGTGTGTCTTGGAGACAAGCTGATGAAGATTGGTGCACGCTGGTGGCTGGAGGATCCGATGGGGTTTTAGAGATTTTCTCGGGCATACGAAACTAA